Proteins encoded by one window of Sinorhizobium arboris LMG 14919:
- a CDS encoding DegT/DnrJ/EryC1/StrS aminotransferase family protein — MGRWPVYDEEQIEDVVSILRSGEVNAWTGPHVRNFEAAYEQFLGVKHAVALANGTVALDLALFALGLEPGDEVIVTPRSFIASASTVPMAGGVAIFADVDRDSQNITAETIRAKLTPRTRGVVVVHLAGWPCDMPAIMALAREKGLWVIEDCAQAHGAEIDGRPVGSFGDVAAFSFCQDKIITTGGEGGLVAMNDDELWKKAWSRKDHGKSYETVYNREHPPGFRWLHESIGTNWRMMSIQAVMGSRQLQRLAEWRSIRAHNAAIIARAAGEIEALRTPLPPRGIQHAWYRFYTFVRPERLRPDWNRDRIIAEINGAGVACFSGSCSEIYREKAFTDIGMTPAQRLPVARELGETSLAFLVDPALDTAAMEKTAHVLREVFARASIGRPALDTASVQSSSTR; from the coding sequence ATGGGACGCTGGCCGGTGTACGACGAGGAGCAGATCGAGGATGTCGTGTCGATCCTCAGATCGGGCGAGGTGAATGCCTGGACGGGTCCGCACGTACGCAACTTCGAGGCTGCCTACGAGCAATTCCTGGGCGTCAAGCATGCGGTGGCTCTCGCCAATGGAACGGTGGCGCTGGATCTGGCGCTTTTCGCGCTTGGGTTGGAGCCCGGCGACGAGGTCATCGTGACGCCGCGCAGTTTCATCGCCTCGGCCTCCACCGTACCGATGGCGGGCGGAGTCGCCATTTTTGCCGATGTCGATCGCGACAGCCAGAACATCACCGCCGAAACCATAAGGGCCAAGCTGACGCCGAGAACCAGGGGCGTCGTCGTCGTGCATCTGGCCGGCTGGCCCTGCGACATGCCTGCCATCATGGCACTCGCCCGCGAGAAGGGTCTCTGGGTGATAGAGGATTGCGCTCAGGCGCACGGGGCCGAGATCGACGGCCGGCCGGTCGGCAGTTTCGGTGATGTCGCGGCTTTCTCCTTCTGTCAGGACAAGATCATCACTACAGGAGGCGAGGGCGGGCTTGTGGCAATGAACGACGACGAGCTTTGGAAGAAAGCTTGGAGCCGGAAGGACCACGGCAAGTCCTACGAGACCGTTTACAACAGGGAGCATCCTCCCGGCTTCCGCTGGCTGCACGAGTCCATAGGCACCAACTGGCGCATGATGTCGATCCAGGCGGTCATGGGGTCGCGTCAGCTGCAGCGTCTGGCGGAGTGGCGCAGCATAAGAGCGCATAATGCGGCCATTATCGCCAGAGCGGCCGGGGAGATCGAGGCTTTGCGCACGCCGTTGCCGCCCCGTGGAATTCAGCACGCCTGGTATCGGTTCTACACATTCGTGCGGCCGGAGCGTCTGCGGCCCGACTGGAACAGGGACCGGATCATTGCCGAGATCAACGGCGCCGGTGTTGCATGCTTCAGCGGCAGTTGCTCGGAAATCTACCGGGAAAAGGCCTTTACGGACATCGGCATGACCCCGGCGCAGAGATTGCCGGTCGCACGGGAACTCGGCGAGACGAGCCTGGCCTTCCTTGTCGACCCGGCGCTCGATACCGCAGCAATGGAGAAGACGGCGCATGTCCTGCGGGAGGTGTTTGCAAGGGCCAGCATCGGCAGGCCAGCCCTCGACACTGCGTCAGTTCAAAGCAGTTCTACGCGGTAG
- a CDS encoding sulfotransferase domain-containing protein — MEMRDIDFLIIGATKSATTWLQQSLQQDAGIFMPDPELHYFSRYYDRGDEWYLEHFAGQEHRRLRGEKSNSYMDLPEAAERIKEKLPRARLIAQLRNPVDRAYSDYCMLYRRAEVGRDIAQYLDPRQGAGGRFLNGGLYFQQLQGYLDRFPVDQLLVLLYEDLKVDAGAQLARVGSFLGVETDVPVKPLAKKVKDKSEPVVSPNLRRLLRPLKPVAAPFRQNAGFKKLRSLIAGELQYAPLSRDLRERMTDYFAPETEKLGALVGRDLTDWLRNRSIEK; from the coding sequence ATGGAAATGCGGGATATCGACTTCCTGATCATCGGTGCGACGAAAAGCGCAACGACCTGGCTTCAGCAATCCCTGCAGCAGGACGCCGGAATATTCATGCCGGATCCCGAACTGCATTACTTCAGCCGTTATTACGACCGCGGCGACGAATGGTATCTCGAACATTTCGCAGGACAGGAACACCGGCGGCTGCGCGGTGAAAAATCAAACTCCTACATGGACCTGCCGGAAGCGGCAGAGAGAATAAAGGAAAAGCTGCCCCGGGCGCGGCTGATAGCGCAGCTTCGCAATCCGGTAGACCGGGCCTATTCCGACTACTGCATGCTTTACCGCCGCGCCGAAGTCGGGCGTGATATCGCCCAGTACCTCGACCCGCGACAAGGGGCCGGCGGACGCTTCCTGAACGGCGGCCTCTACTTCCAGCAGCTGCAGGGTTATCTCGACCGCTTCCCCGTGGATCAGCTTCTCGTGCTCCTCTACGAGGACCTGAAGGTCGATGCCGGCGCGCAGCTCGCCCGCGTCGGCAGCTTCCTCGGGGTCGAAACCGATGTGCCGGTGAAGCCGCTTGCAAAGAAGGTGAAGGACAAATCTGAACCGGTCGTCAGTCCCAACCTGCGCCGGCTCCTGCGCCCCTTGAAGCCTGTGGCTGCTCCGTTCCGGCAGAATGCCGGCTTCAAGAAGCTGCGATCGCTGATTGCCGGCGAGCTTCAATATGCGCCGCTCAGCCGTGACCTGCGCGAGCGGATGACGGACTACTTCGCGCCTGAAACGGAAAAGCTTGGCGCCCTCGTCGGAAGGGATCTGACGGACTGGCTCAGGAACAGAAGCATCGAGAAATGA
- a CDS encoding lipopolysaccharide biosynthesis protein encodes MAFRKKLLKKIGGLRQILSREKTLLERLQSIAHLLTGNMLSSVIGLIGFALTARALGPAGYGILALCFSYTRAVERIVSFQSWQPLIKYGAHSLAENADDATELRSLLKFGLLLDLSAALAGWLLAVLLILTAAPWLGISEDGASLAILYCAVLPFQVSGMPTAVLRLYGRFMAIAYGQVITSLLRVALCTIGVATGAGLLEFTLIWMASQITGTLVVLVLSLLELHRHGILSGLMSAPLRGITAKFPGLWKFAISANLSLTIRSSANELDTLLVGYLADPTSAGLYHIAKRIGRIAQQAGVQVQAVLYPELARAWATKAVGAFHRAVAQMQGLLLAFGLLLIGGLYLLIGPLLTWAAGPDFAAAGPLVVVQSIAVTMTLCGAVIRSALLAMGRENEILRSVTIAAIGFHATAFALIPAIGAMGANVAHIVMASIWLSTMMLSYRRTPAA; translated from the coding sequence GTGGCGTTCCGAAAGAAGCTCCTCAAAAAAATCGGCGGATTGCGGCAAATTCTCAGCCGAGAGAAAACGCTGCTGGAGCGCTTGCAGAGCATCGCGCACCTGCTCACCGGAAACATGCTGAGCTCGGTTATCGGTCTCATCGGCTTTGCCCTCACGGCCAGGGCACTCGGCCCGGCGGGCTACGGCATCCTCGCACTGTGCTTCTCCTATACGCGCGCTGTCGAGAGGATCGTAAGCTTTCAGTCGTGGCAACCGCTCATCAAGTATGGCGCGCATTCGCTCGCGGAAAACGCCGACGACGCGACTGAGCTTCGGTCCCTGCTCAAGTTCGGCCTGCTGCTCGATCTTTCCGCAGCACTTGCGGGGTGGCTGCTTGCCGTCCTGCTCATTCTGACGGCTGCGCCCTGGCTTGGTATATCGGAGGACGGAGCCAGCCTTGCCATCCTCTACTGCGCGGTCCTGCCGTTCCAGGTCTCCGGCATGCCGACCGCCGTTTTGCGCCTTTACGGGCGCTTCATGGCGATCGCCTACGGCCAGGTTATCACGAGCCTCCTGAGGGTCGCTCTTTGCACGATCGGCGTCGCCACCGGCGCCGGACTTTTAGAATTCACGCTGATATGGATGGCGTCGCAAATCACCGGGACGCTGGTCGTCCTCGTTCTCTCGCTGTTGGAATTGCATCGGCATGGCATTCTTTCGGGCCTGATGAGCGCTCCGCTTCGCGGCATTACGGCAAAATTTCCGGGGCTCTGGAAGTTCGCGATCTCGGCGAACCTCTCACTCACCATTCGTTCGAGCGCCAACGAACTCGACACGCTTCTCGTCGGCTACCTCGCCGATCCGACTTCCGCAGGCTTGTATCATATCGCCAAGCGCATTGGCCGGATCGCGCAGCAGGCTGGGGTGCAGGTCCAGGCGGTCCTCTATCCGGAGCTCGCCCGTGCCTGGGCTACCAAAGCGGTCGGCGCCTTCCATCGGGCGGTTGCGCAGATGCAGGGGCTCCTCCTCGCTTTCGGCCTGCTTCTCATCGGCGGCCTCTATCTTCTGATCGGGCCGCTGCTCACCTGGGCCGCCGGGCCGGATTTCGCGGCTGCGGGGCCCCTCGTCGTGGTGCAGTCAATCGCGGTCACCATGACCCTGTGCGGCGCCGTCATCCGCTCGGCACTTCTCGCAATGGGACGCGAAAACGAGATCCTGCGCAGCGTCACAATCGCCGCAATCGGCTTTCATGCGACCGCATTTGCCCTCATCCCGGCCATAGGCGCCATGGGAGCCAACGTCGCCCATATCGTCATGGCCTCCATCTGGCTGTCTACGATGATGCTGAGCTACCGCCGAACCCCGGCGGCCTGA
- a CDS encoding PIG-L deacetylase family protein, translating to MGGGQISFGRTLVVAPHPDDEVLGAGGTIARLATEGEEVFVAVVTEGKPPAFEPEGTARIQAEAKQAHRALGVKETIWLRLPAAQLAETAHATVNAALFELVRRLAPQTVLLPFVGDMHMDHQLTFTSALVACRPHQAEFPKLILAYETLSETNWNAPYLSPAFVPNVFVDISDHIEAKLDAMEMFASQVRQPPHERSIATLRALATLRGATVMRKAAEGFVLIRHVV from the coding sequence ATGGGTGGCGGGCAGATATCTTTCGGGCGCACTCTGGTCGTCGCCCCGCATCCCGATGACGAGGTGCTCGGCGCAGGCGGGACGATCGCGAGGCTGGCGACGGAGGGCGAGGAGGTCTTCGTCGCCGTCGTGACGGAGGGAAAGCCCCCCGCCTTCGAGCCGGAGGGAACTGCCCGAATACAGGCCGAAGCGAAGCAGGCGCATCGCGCCCTTGGCGTGAAGGAAACCATATGGTTGCGGCTGCCGGCGGCGCAGCTCGCGGAAACGGCGCATGCGACCGTCAATGCCGCCCTGTTCGAGCTTGTCCGCCGGTTGGCTCCGCAGACCGTATTGTTGCCCTTCGTCGGGGACATGCATATGGACCATCAATTGACCTTCACCTCGGCGCTGGTCGCCTGCCGGCCGCATCAGGCAGAGTTCCCGAAGCTCATCCTCGCCTACGAAACCCTGTCCGAGACCAACTGGAACGCGCCCTATCTGTCGCCGGCGTTCGTGCCGAATGTCTTCGTCGATATCAGCGACCATATCGAGGCCAAGCTCGACGCGATGGAGATGTTTGCTTCGCAAGTGCGCCAGCCGCCGCATGAACGCTCGATCGCAACTCTCAGAGCACTGGCGACCTTGCGCGGCGCGACAGTCATGCGGAAAGCGGCCGAAGGATTCGTTCTGATCCGTCACGTCGTTTAG
- a CDS encoding glycosyltransferase family 4 protein, with product MTSSVTLDLRQPETPTISSGARQAVVCLPFIGDLVGGSHMSSLGLIRNLPKSRFAPLVVLHHPDGPVADLFRREGIDFVAAPVVNRLERAAPRDGAAVVNVMRTVPALARFLRASNASIVHTNDGRTHLIWGLAARAAGAKHLWHHRGDATSFGLRHVAPWLPNRLVAVSKFASPRPGFFSAAGKCSVVHSPFDVSKMAGYEREEARRNVLDAIGSSPETKLLGYVGTLVDRKRPVLFVEAVAALRRLSPQTKVAGLFFGNALNGLDDAARSRAEALGVTDCIHFMGFRYPGEPWIAGLDALLVTAVNEPLGRTLVEAMLLGTPVVASDSGGNPEVVENGRTGMLVRADDPDEFARACLTLFGDAELRGRIVETARSEVRTRFSYERHLDAITSIYDELIGASP from the coding sequence ATGACGTCTTCTGTCACACTTGATCTTCGGCAACCGGAAACGCCCACCATAAGCAGCGGCGCGCGACAGGCGGTCGTGTGTCTTCCATTCATCGGAGATCTGGTCGGCGGAAGCCACATGTCCTCGCTCGGCTTGATACGAAATCTCCCCAAGTCCCGTTTCGCACCGCTGGTCGTGCTGCATCATCCCGATGGGCCGGTCGCAGATCTGTTCCGCCGGGAAGGGATCGACTTCGTGGCCGCTCCGGTTGTGAACCGGCTGGAGCGGGCGGCTCCGCGCGACGGCGCCGCAGTCGTCAACGTCATGCGCACAGTTCCGGCCCTTGCACGATTCCTGAGAGCCAGCAATGCCTCGATCGTGCACACGAATGATGGCCGCACACATCTCATCTGGGGCCTTGCTGCCCGGGCCGCGGGTGCGAAGCACCTCTGGCACCACCGCGGCGACGCAACGTCGTTCGGACTGCGCCACGTCGCGCCCTGGCTTCCAAATCGGCTGGTGGCCGTATCGAAATTCGCATCTCCCCGGCCCGGGTTTTTCTCGGCCGCGGGCAAATGCAGCGTCGTTCACAGTCCCTTCGACGTCAGCAAAATGGCGGGATACGAACGCGAAGAAGCCCGCCGCAACGTGCTCGACGCCATCGGGAGTTCGCCCGAGACGAAACTTCTCGGTTATGTCGGAACCCTGGTGGACCGCAAGCGGCCGGTCCTGTTCGTCGAAGCGGTCGCGGCCCTGAGGCGGCTGTCGCCCCAGACCAAGGTTGCGGGCCTGTTTTTCGGCAACGCGCTCAACGGGCTCGACGATGCTGCGAGATCGCGCGCCGAGGCGCTTGGGGTTACCGATTGCATTCATTTCATGGGATTTCGTTACCCGGGCGAGCCCTGGATCGCAGGACTGGACGCTCTCCTGGTAACGGCTGTGAACGAACCGCTCGGAAGAACCCTTGTCGAAGCGATGCTGCTCGGCACACCGGTCGTCGCGAGCGACTCCGGTGGAAATCCGGAGGTGGTCGAAAATGGCCGGACCGGCATGCTCGTTCGCGCGGACGACCCGGATGAGTTCGCCAGGGCCTGCCTGACGCTGTTCGGCGATGCTGAACTTCGCGGTCGCATCGTGGAAACGGCGCGCAGCGAAGTACGCACCCGTTTCAGTTACGAGCGCCACCTAGATGCGATTACGTCGATCTACGACGAACTGATAGGTGCGAGCCCGTGA
- a CDS encoding polysaccharide biosynthesis/export family protein produces MGISPAVYGAILPRWKLGAFLLLMVFWVLALPLIGTMPAQAGDYRLNTGDVLTFDFLDDAELPVTAAISGSGEAQFPLIGGVKVVGLTVPEALERLRGEYRRRDVLVDPKIALDISTFRPIFVLGEVKTPGSFPFYSGLTVEQAIGLAGGIQVVAASASDRIIARARLRAEVEAANAEIVHEAIYAARLVAQLKSSDKINLADVPEVARDYVTGVPLAGVIELEERILKADLAANKSQAQILTEGIAQSEGGIEILNQLILQQKDVVQNSKEDVERIATLRKRGLNTESDLSRAENNASAEQAQLLQTFATLARSRQELSGLKLELAKLAADREKDILTQLQAREIAVKKLIAGKHSAEEQILLMAAVAEDESKKKQVSYTYEIRRNPVGGTPISIKASPLTELVPGDVLMVAIAGM; encoded by the coding sequence ATGGGGATTTCACCGGCCGTTTATGGGGCGATTTTGCCCCGTTGGAAGCTTGGCGCGTTCCTGCTGCTGATGGTTTTCTGGGTGCTTGCGTTGCCGCTGATCGGGACAATGCCCGCTCAGGCCGGTGATTACCGGCTGAACACCGGAGATGTTCTGACCTTCGATTTCCTCGACGATGCCGAGTTGCCGGTCACCGCGGCCATCTCCGGTTCCGGCGAAGCGCAATTTCCGCTTATCGGCGGGGTCAAAGTCGTCGGACTCACGGTGCCGGAGGCTCTGGAGAGGCTTCGCGGCGAGTACCGCAGGCGCGACGTTCTCGTCGATCCGAAAATTGCTCTCGATATTTCGACTTTCCGGCCGATTTTCGTTCTCGGTGAGGTCAAGACTCCGGGCTCGTTCCCCTTCTACAGCGGGCTGACGGTCGAACAGGCAATTGGTCTTGCGGGAGGCATTCAGGTGGTTGCGGCGAGCGCGTCCGACCGGATCATCGCACGCGCCCGCTTGCGCGCGGAGGTCGAAGCCGCCAATGCCGAGATCGTTCACGAGGCCATCTATGCGGCCAGGCTCGTGGCCCAGTTGAAATCGAGCGACAAGATCAATCTCGCCGATGTGCCTGAGGTCGCAAGGGACTATGTGACCGGCGTGCCGCTCGCTGGCGTGATAGAACTCGAGGAAAGGATCCTGAAGGCGGACTTGGCGGCCAACAAGTCGCAAGCGCAGATACTGACGGAGGGCATCGCCCAGTCCGAAGGTGGAATAGAGATACTGAACCAACTCATCCTGCAGCAAAAGGACGTGGTCCAGAACAGCAAGGAAGACGTGGAGCGTATCGCTACCTTGCGCAAGCGCGGGCTGAACACCGAAAGCGATCTGTCCCGCGCGGAAAACAATGCTTCGGCCGAGCAGGCGCAGCTTCTCCAGACCTTCGCCACGCTTGCGCGCTCGCGCCAGGAGCTGAGCGGGTTGAAGCTGGAACTGGCAAAGCTTGCAGCCGACCGCGAGAAGGACATCCTGACTCAGCTTCAAGCGCGTGAGATCGCTGTCAAAAAGCTCATTGCCGGAAAGCATTCCGCCGAAGAGCAAATACTCCTGATGGCCGCTGTGGCCGAAGACGAGTCCAAGAAGAAGCAGGTTTCATACACCTATGAGATTCGCCGAAACCCGGTTGGCGGTACGCCGATCAGCATAAAGGCATCGCCCCTGACGGAACTCGTTCCGGGCGACGTTCTCATGGTGGCTATTGCCGGAATGTAA
- a CDS encoding sugar transferase — MKTYREPAAVSLGLPASLGYYRLKRFLDALLAGTLFVLCLPLMAGTAAVVWASLGLPLFFTQARAGAGMLVFTVAKFRTMTDARAPDGTLLPDELRQTASTALLRRLRVDELPQLIAVLSGDMSMVGPRPLPLATISGFGELGRMRCRVAPGMTGWAQVNGNTRLSDEEKIALDLWYVAHASLWLDARILLLTLKTLVTGERVHARHLQEAKEFLSRRLGAEMPKA, encoded by the coding sequence TTGAAAACCTATAGAGAACCTGCAGCCGTCAGCCTCGGTTTGCCCGCTTCTTTGGGATATTACCGGCTCAAGCGTTTTCTCGACGCCCTGCTCGCCGGAACCCTTTTCGTACTGTGCCTGCCGCTGATGGCGGGCACCGCGGCCGTCGTGTGGGCGAGCCTGGGCTTGCCGCTGTTCTTCACTCAGGCGCGCGCCGGTGCGGGGATGCTTGTCTTCACGGTTGCCAAGTTCCGCACGATGACGGATGCGCGCGCACCCGACGGTACGCTTCTGCCGGATGAGTTGCGGCAGACTGCGTCTACCGCGCTGTTGCGGCGGCTGCGCGTCGACGAACTGCCGCAACTCATTGCGGTGCTTTCCGGCGACATGTCGATGGTAGGCCCGCGCCCGCTTCCCTTAGCGACTATCTCAGGCTTCGGCGAACTCGGCCGCATGCGCTGCCGCGTCGCTCCGGGCATGACCGGCTGGGCACAGGTGAACGGCAATACGCGGCTTTCGGACGAGGAGAAGATCGCTCTCGATCTCTGGTATGTCGCACATGCCAGTCTCTGGCTCGATGCGCGGATTCTTCTTTTGACGTTGAAGACGCTGGTCACCGGCGAGCGGGTTCATGCGAGGCACCTGCAGGAAGCCAAGGAGTTTCTCTCGCGGCGCCTCGGTGCAGAGATGCCGAAGGCGTGA
- a CDS encoding glycosyltransferase family 4 protein → MTSLWRRETVAAAAATNPVRDARQPAGEGHLEENDTSNSPALEAPDISGARATIVLPGLGAGGTEHVVKLVANHWAGLGCAVTLVTLEPPDARPYYELDPKIEIERLGLPPQRTGKIEGGLLVLKRIHRLRSAIRRSQPDFVLSFLTRTNVLTLLATIGLPVPVIVSERNNPALQPFGAVWKWVQHRLYPRAFGLVTMTRGALDYFPEKMRSRGWVIANAVDLPGEWQKRRGNNILTAVGRLTRQKGFDLLIEAFARIASRHPEWKLVIWGEGDDRKSLEALRDALDLRGRVELPGVTQRPGLWVETADVFVLSSRYEGWGIVLLEAMAAGLPVVSFACEWGPSDMVEHGEDGLLVPSNDVDALAEALSSVLGDGELRSRLAANAEASAKRYLPDRILSQWDAVASSALKHSSREKAATVAAVEPDPA, encoded by the coding sequence ATGACGTCCCTTTGGCGAAGAGAAACCGTCGCTGCCGCCGCAGCCACGAATCCGGTCCGTGACGCTCGCCAGCCTGCAGGGGAGGGGCATTTAGAGGAGAATGACACCTCGAATTCTCCCGCGCTTGAGGCACCGGACATTTCCGGAGCGCGTGCAACAATCGTGCTGCCGGGCCTTGGCGCTGGCGGCACGGAGCATGTGGTAAAACTGGTCGCCAACCATTGGGCCGGTCTGGGCTGCGCGGTGACGCTCGTCACTCTCGAGCCCCCGGATGCGAGACCTTACTACGAGCTGGATCCGAAGATCGAAATTGAACGTCTCGGTCTGCCGCCGCAAAGGACCGGGAAGATCGAGGGCGGCCTGCTCGTGCTTAAGAGGATCCATCGCCTGCGGTCCGCCATTCGCCGTTCGCAGCCCGATTTCGTCTTGAGCTTCCTGACCCGAACGAACGTGCTGACGTTGCTGGCGACGATCGGGCTGCCGGTTCCAGTGATCGTATCCGAACGCAACAATCCGGCGCTGCAGCCTTTCGGTGCGGTTTGGAAATGGGTTCAGCATCGGCTGTATCCGCGCGCCTTCGGCCTCGTGACGATGACCCGAGGGGCGCTCGACTACTTTCCGGAGAAGATGCGCAGCAGGGGATGGGTGATCGCCAATGCCGTCGATCTGCCGGGCGAATGGCAGAAGAGACGCGGCAACAATATCCTGACCGCGGTTGGCCGGCTCACGCGCCAGAAAGGTTTCGATCTCCTGATCGAGGCCTTTGCGCGGATCGCCTCCAGGCACCCCGAATGGAAGCTCGTCATCTGGGGCGAGGGCGATGACAGGAAATCGCTCGAGGCGCTGCGGGATGCGCTGGATTTGAGAGGCAGGGTGGAGCTGCCGGGCGTGACGCAAAGACCCGGACTATGGGTGGAGACGGCCGACGTCTTCGTATTGTCGTCCCGCTACGAGGGCTGGGGCATAGTCTTGCTCGAGGCAATGGCTGCGGGGCTTCCCGTGGTCTCCTTCGCATGCGAGTGGGGCCCGTCGGACATGGTGGAGCACGGCGAGGATGGTCTCCTCGTTCCCAGCAACGATGTGGATGCGCTTGCCGAAGCGCTGTCCAGCGTGCTCGGCGACGGCGAGCTCAGAAGCCGGCTTGCTGCAAATGCCGAGGCGAGCGCGAAGAGATATTTGCCGGATCGCATTCTTTCGCAATGGGACGCAGTCGCTTCGTCGGCCCTGAAACACTCCTCCCGCGAAAAGGCCGCCACCGTTGCGGCTGTCGAACCTGACCCGGCCTGA
- a CDS encoding sulfotransferase domain-containing protein — translation MASILRRAWRRVEKRVRLTAYAARADSFLISYPKSGRTWFRYVLSHYFAATSGVPEPIDLHNMFSIVPNFDLDPVRGMPGYRFREAEGAIPTILVSHLDYRPSLFLRRPVIMMVRDPRDVIVSAYFHATRHKHRFAGTLTEFIKDRDQGMPAMIDYLNRWAGGLSNRAHFVLSYEGLSSDTEERTKAVLEFLGCPVDRRALRAAVDAGRFEAMQDRERVEGIPAHDYDRSDVESLRMRRGKAGGFRDYLDGAQVAEVERFCSTDLTIDAKRLVGHTGLNV, via the coding sequence ATGGCTAGCATTCTCAGGCGGGCATGGCGTCGGGTGGAGAAGCGGGTACGGCTCACCGCCTATGCGGCGCGAGCTGACAGTTTCCTGATCTCCTATCCAAAATCGGGCCGCACCTGGTTCCGCTACGTTCTTTCCCACTATTTCGCGGCCACCTCCGGCGTGCCGGAGCCGATAGACCTTCACAACATGTTCTCTATCGTACCGAATTTCGATCTCGACCCGGTGCGGGGAATGCCGGGCTACCGCTTCCGCGAAGCGGAAGGCGCCATTCCAACGATCCTCGTCAGCCACCTGGATTATCGCCCCAGCCTGTTCCTCAGGCGCCCGGTCATTATGATGGTAAGAGATCCGCGCGATGTGATCGTTTCGGCCTATTTCCATGCAACTCGGCACAAGCACCGCTTCGCCGGCACCCTCACGGAGTTCATAAAGGACCGTGACCAGGGCATGCCCGCGATGATCGACTACCTCAATCGCTGGGCAGGCGGCTTGTCCAATCGCGCCCACTTCGTTCTGAGCTATGAGGGTCTCTCCTCCGACACGGAAGAACGAACCAAGGCGGTACTCGAATTCCTCGGCTGTCCCGTCGACCGGAGGGCGCTGCGGGCAGCGGTCGATGCCGGGCGGTTCGAGGCCATGCAGGACAGAGAGCGGGTAGAAGGCATTCCGGCTCATGACTACGATCGAAGCGACGTGGAAAGCCTGCGCATGCGGCGTGGCAAGGCGGGCGGCTTCAGAGACTATCTGGACGGGGCGCAGGTCGCAGAGGTCGAGCGTTTCTGTTCGACCGATCTGACAATTGACGCCAAGCGTCTCGTCGGCCACACCGGACTAAACGTCTGA